One window of the Klebsiella sp. WP3-W18-ESBL-02 genome contains the following:
- a CDS encoding EAL domain-containing protein translates to MLTGYKFESIRVLDNENIVAWEVLSTASSQINLELFFNSMALDARVALFFAQLAHVVNPPASGKYYLNASADVLLTPDFLQRLGEEPDAAQRIAIELTDLDQLMLLTPADGRRLRALIDALRSMGFAVWADDVHHDILPCLVKQDYRFSGAKIDKHAFWTGRQCKEPFLELAQGCKKIADEVLVEGIETIADYQLACDSHANYGQGFLWNK, encoded by the coding sequence ATGCTCACTGGTTATAAATTCGAATCTATCCGCGTCTTAGATAACGAGAACATCGTTGCCTGGGAAGTGCTTTCCACCGCCTCTTCTCAGATTAACCTCGAGCTTTTTTTCAACAGCATGGCGCTCGACGCCCGGGTCGCCCTTTTCTTCGCGCAACTTGCGCACGTGGTCAATCCCCCCGCATCCGGAAAATATTATCTGAACGCCAGCGCAGACGTTCTGCTGACGCCTGATTTTTTACAACGCCTTGGCGAAGAACCTGATGCAGCACAGCGCATCGCCATTGAGTTAACCGATCTCGACCAGCTCATGCTGCTCACGCCCGCCGACGGCAGGCGCCTGCGCGCACTCATCGACGCCCTGCGCAGCATGGGTTTTGCCGTTTGGGCTGACGACGTTCATCACGACATTCTGCCCTGCCTGGTTAAACAGGATTACCGCTTTTCGGGTGCCAAGATTGATAAGCACGCTTTCTGGACAGGCCGCCAGTGCAAAGAGCCCTTTCTCGAGCTGGCCCAGGGCTGCAAGAAAATTGCCGACGAGGTCCTTGTTGAAGGTATCGAAACGATTGCTGACTACCAATTAGCCTGTGATTCTCACGCTAATTATGGTCAGGGCTTTTTGTGGAATAAGTAA
- a CDS encoding helix-turn-helix transcriptional regulator, with the protein MSAPYELVVLSQNYFLWMGLKHSVPYMINPYPALHWFNEKTNNNVFQLREKILRNNSDSKWLIITEDYRVPEVQQILPPDRACVFSDKLSIKQLTQQLKQPEFRRTPHKETPLTHSEIHICLLIIMGFSPNAIAGMLHKSPKTIYTHRRNAMAKFHCNTLAELHRKIRNIDNRSLYQ; encoded by the coding sequence ATGTCTGCACCGTATGAGCTGGTTGTTCTTAGTCAAAACTATTTCCTGTGGATGGGATTAAAGCATTCCGTTCCCTATATGATTAACCCGTACCCTGCGCTGCACTGGTTTAATGAAAAAACCAATAACAACGTATTCCAGCTGCGTGAAAAGATCCTGCGCAATAATAGCGACAGTAAATGGCTGATTATCACCGAAGATTATCGAGTACCAGAAGTACAGCAGATTTTACCGCCGGATCGCGCCTGCGTATTCAGCGATAAGCTGTCGATAAAGCAGCTCACCCAGCAGCTTAAACAGCCTGAGTTCCGCCGCACGCCGCATAAAGAAACGCCGCTTACACATTCAGAGATCCATATTTGTTTATTGATAATTATGGGTTTTTCTCCCAACGCTATCGCCGGGATGCTGCATAAATCGCCTAAGACGATTTATACACACCGTCGTAACGCAATGGCAAAGTTTCACTGCAATACGCTTGCAGAATTGCACCGAAAAATACGCAATATCGACAATCGTTCGCTTTATCAGTAA
- a CDS encoding spore coat U domain-containing protein: MKRMPVVIFSLLCVFHQTALADSTATTTMHVSLEVLKSCTLQASDLNFSRHGSDESSEINASTQLSVLCTNGTPFALSAASSDGDSDGTFWLKPEDSSIGAQNIAYKLYADESKKTPVNASGGIEGTGTGQAQSETIVGVIEAGALTNAKAGLYSDDVTLNLVY; the protein is encoded by the coding sequence ATGAAAAGGATGCCTGTCGTCATTTTCAGCTTGTTGTGTGTATTTCATCAAACCGCGCTGGCCGATAGTACGGCAACGACGACCATGCACGTTTCGCTGGAAGTCCTGAAGTCCTGCACGCTACAGGCCAGCGATCTGAATTTCTCCCGCCACGGTTCTGACGAGTCCAGTGAGATTAACGCAAGCACCCAACTGAGCGTGCTGTGCACCAACGGCACGCCGTTTGCTCTGTCAGCGGCCAGCAGTGATGGCGACAGCGACGGCACTTTCTGGCTTAAACCCGAAGACAGCAGCATCGGCGCGCAGAATATCGCCTATAAGCTCTATGCGGACGAAAGCAAGAAAACGCCGGTCAACGCCAGCGGCGGTATAGAAGGCACCGGCACCGGCCAGGCGCAGTCTGAAACAATTGTTGGCGTCATTGAGGCGGGGGCGCTGACCAACGCCAAAGCGGGCCTGTACAGCGACGACGTTACGCTGAATCTGGTGTACTGA
- a CDS encoding molecular chaperone translates to MRRTALFALCWLAVVLLFARCAMGATLQVAPVMLNLSTAQRAGALYLTNTGSQPIHAQIRVYHWTQAQGKDVLTLTDDVVSSPAVTALLPGQQQLVRIVVLNPSERPQEQSFRLLVDELPGGHQTGTEQNGVHFLLRYSIPLFIAAGQPGSKNEADQLICSQQNADIWCKNRGTTHVRLSNVQALNERGQVAENLSGLAGYVLAGQQFKLPFKRGNRSLLSSLRAYLNEHTQASLLNLHPAAVATGNEAPR, encoded by the coding sequence ATGCGCAGAACTGCCCTCTTTGCCCTATGCTGGCTTGCCGTCGTACTGCTGTTCGCCCGTTGCGCCATGGGCGCGACGCTGCAGGTGGCACCGGTTATGCTTAACCTTTCCACCGCCCAACGCGCCGGCGCGCTGTACCTGACCAACACCGGCAGTCAGCCGATTCATGCGCAGATCCGCGTTTATCACTGGACGCAGGCGCAGGGCAAAGACGTGCTCACGCTGACCGATGATGTGGTCAGCAGCCCGGCGGTGACCGCTCTGCTGCCGGGCCAGCAGCAGCTGGTGCGCATTGTGGTTCTCAACCCCAGCGAGCGCCCTCAGGAACAAAGTTTCCGCCTGCTGGTCGATGAACTGCCCGGCGGTCATCAGACCGGCACCGAGCAAAACGGCGTCCACTTTCTACTGCGCTACTCCATTCCCCTCTTTATCGCCGCCGGGCAGCCAGGCAGTAAAAACGAGGCTGACCAGCTTATCTGTTCACAGCAAAACGCCGATATCTGGTGCAAGAACCGGGGAACCACCCACGTCCGGCTCAGCAACGTTCAGGCGCTCAACGAACGCGGTCAGGTGGCAGAAAACCTCTCCGGCCTCGCGGGCTATGTCCTTGCGGGGCAGCAATTTAAGCTGCCGTTTAAACGCGGAAATCGTTCTTTGCTCTCCTCCCTGCGCGCGTATCTGAATGAACATACCCAAGCCAGCCTGCTTAACCTGCATCCTGCTGCTGTGGCTACTGGCAATGAAGCTCCACGCTGA
- a CDS encoding fimbria/pilus outer membrane usher protein produces the protein MNIPKPACLTCILLLWLLAMKLHAEPPTPNTQYLSVTVNHYTYDGLWAVHVTGNGLWIAAADAQKLGIAPESSAKGWLNLSAIEGLEAHFDSLQQQLSLTLPEHGLTHVQHLESRPRRSAQSLQQAQEMGNLTLDYSLYASDQAGQQQTSLQSQLQTSGWLPGQISSTMNSRFLRGQSENGASHTRLMTTWQRDLPQSLTSVALGDNITTGVSWSRQVRFAGLHLARNFQLDPQLNTAPRAQFSDSVALPSTVDLYIDGLQQSHQQVKPGGYILDTLPTVTGSGQAQVVITDINGQRREVTLDLYGAPEMLAQGVSSSSLDIGWLRQHYAERSNDYAASPLLDAGWRYGLSNSLTVSAHSEQHRRAHNIGIASDWLISPAAGIVSGHAAASQSTQGDGIKWGMGYQWNARGFSFSTSTSRSSSEWADIARVSGSQPIARNDNLWISQSVSGWGTFGAGWVRQDGARYLNISGSKSFPHRVSATLGFTHALSSGDKIVQLMFSIPLGNRDSLSLQAGSQSSRWDYRHQPDYQLGGWSWQVSQNTGSTRQDHADAGYLGSYGEWHAGFDRDQSSTSRYLSGEGSLMLLESHPYALRYNRQGIALVSTDGIGNIPIAVENRPAGSTDEHGYLLLTDLPRYHNAKISLDPLSLPPEIATPIVEMHARPGLSTAVKVDFQVHRARTLSARILDRGRQPLPVGSGVSYSGGESIIGRDGFIWLENPPMPGALHIQMPTGGCTVNLPAAASDAATLNLGTLLCQ, from the coding sequence ATGAACATACCCAAGCCAGCCTGCTTAACCTGCATCCTGCTGCTGTGGCTACTGGCAATGAAGCTCCACGCTGAGCCGCCGACCCCAAACACCCAGTACCTGTCCGTGACCGTAAACCACTACACCTACGATGGTTTGTGGGCCGTTCACGTGACGGGTAATGGGCTGTGGATAGCCGCTGCCGATGCGCAGAAGCTGGGCATTGCGCCAGAATCGTCGGCGAAGGGATGGCTCAATCTTTCGGCTATCGAGGGCCTTGAAGCCCACTTCGACAGCCTGCAACAGCAGCTGTCTCTCACCCTGCCTGAGCATGGGTTAACGCACGTTCAGCATCTGGAGAGCCGGCCGCGTCGCAGCGCGCAGTCTCTGCAACAGGCGCAGGAGATGGGCAACCTGACGCTGGACTATTCACTCTACGCCAGCGATCAGGCTGGGCAGCAGCAAACCAGCCTGCAAAGTCAGCTGCAAACTTCCGGCTGGCTGCCGGGGCAAATCAGCAGCACCATGAACAGCCGCTTTCTGCGTGGGCAGAGCGAAAATGGCGCCAGCCACACTCGCCTGATGACCACCTGGCAGCGCGATCTGCCGCAAAGCCTGACCAGCGTGGCGCTGGGCGACAATATCACCACCGGCGTGAGCTGGAGCAGACAGGTGCGTTTTGCTGGCCTGCACCTGGCGCGCAATTTCCAGCTCGACCCGCAGCTAAACACTGCACCGCGCGCCCAGTTCAGCGATAGCGTGGCGCTGCCGTCGACGGTTGATTTATACATTGACGGTCTGCAGCAAAGCCACCAGCAGGTCAAACCGGGCGGCTACATTCTGGATACGCTGCCCACCGTTACCGGCAGCGGTCAGGCGCAGGTCGTGATCACCGATATTAACGGCCAGCGGCGAGAAGTGACGCTGGATTTATATGGTGCGCCGGAAATGCTGGCGCAGGGCGTGAGCAGCAGCTCGCTGGATATCGGCTGGTTACGCCAACACTACGCCGAACGTTCCAACGACTATGCCGCCTCCCCCTTGCTCGACGCCGGATGGCGCTACGGTCTGAGCAACAGCCTGACCGTAAGCGCGCACAGCGAACAGCATCGCCGGGCACACAACATCGGCATCGCCAGCGACTGGCTGATCTCACCGGCGGCTGGCATTGTCAGCGGCCACGCGGCTGCCAGCCAGAGCACGCAGGGTGACGGTATAAAATGGGGCATGGGATACCAGTGGAACGCGCGCGGGTTCAGTTTTTCCACCAGCACCAGCCGTAGCAGCAGTGAATGGGCAGATATCGCCCGCGTCAGCGGCAGCCAGCCGATCGCGCGCAACGATAACCTGTGGATCAGCCAGAGCGTTTCCGGCTGGGGCACGTTCGGCGCGGGCTGGGTTCGCCAGGATGGCGCTCGCTACCTGAACATCAGCGGGTCAAAGTCCTTCCCGCATCGGGTATCAGCCACGCTAGGGTTCACCCATGCGCTCAGTAGCGGAGACAAAATCGTCCAGCTCATGTTCTCAATTCCGCTTGGCAACCGGGATTCGCTATCGCTACAGGCAGGTAGCCAATCGTCACGCTGGGATTATCGCCACCAGCCTGACTATCAACTGGGCGGCTGGTCGTGGCAGGTGAGTCAGAATACGGGCAGCACCCGTCAGGATCATGCGGATGCCGGCTATCTGGGGAGCTACGGTGAATGGCACGCCGGATTCGACCGCGACCAAAGCAGCACCAGCCGATACCTCAGCGGAGAAGGCTCGCTCATGTTGCTGGAAAGTCACCCCTATGCGCTGCGCTATAACCGCCAGGGGATCGCGCTGGTCTCTACCGACGGCATCGGCAATATCCCCATTGCCGTCGAAAATCGCCCGGCGGGCAGCACCGACGAACATGGCTATTTGCTGCTGACAGATTTACCGCGCTATCACAATGCCAAAATCTCGCTCGATCCGTTAAGCCTGCCGCCGGAAATCGCGACGCCCATCGTCGAGATGCACGCCCGCCCGGGTCTGAGCACGGCGGTGAAGGTCGATTTCCAGGTGCATCGCGCGCGCACCCTCTCAGCCCGAATTCTCGACCGTGGCCGCCAGCCGCTGCCGGTGGGCAGCGGCGTCAGCTACTCTGGCGGCGAATCTATCATCGGACGCGACGGGTTTATCTGGCTGGAGAACCCGCCGATGCCGGGTGCGTTACACATTCAGATGCCCACCGGCGGCTGTACCGTCAATCTGCCCGCCGCCGCATCTGACGCCGCGACGCTTAACCTCGGAACCTTACTGTGCCAGTAA
- a CDS encoding spore coat U domain-containing protein: MPVKSPIFLLLLLACALLSRPAVAASCWITQGASTVFGTLVAGNTSSTQTSVKFSCYADYGETRYFNVCLSSLESAPFKMTSNGDNEGKQYTMLFRLFSALDNSQELTSLGAGRALQTALTIGGNLTSGGSFPLLATIPSGQNDLPVRSYFNYTLGLKLTWNSATQKEALTSCQDGASQGLATDLSSNASATLSDSCFIQSVTPLDFGIVGSTALTGQLTSTATLRARCPVGTRYTLGISDGAHASGSQRQMCNDRQQCLQYALWQDASATVPWGDRSASNTMEVTHPDGNVQSIIVYGTVPPQTLSGTGAFSDDVVITLTY; the protein is encoded by the coding sequence GTGCCAGTAAAATCACCCATCTTCTTGCTGCTCCTGCTGGCATGTGCGTTGCTTTCGCGTCCTGCCGTTGCCGCCAGCTGCTGGATAACTCAGGGAGCATCGACCGTATTCGGTACGCTGGTCGCGGGTAACACCAGCTCGACGCAGACCAGCGTCAAATTCAGCTGCTACGCGGATTATGGTGAAACGCGCTACTTCAACGTTTGCCTCAGTAGCCTGGAAAGCGCCCCTTTCAAAATGACCTCTAACGGCGATAACGAAGGGAAACAGTACACCATGCTGTTTCGCCTGTTCAGCGCGCTGGATAACAGCCAGGAACTGACCTCCCTCGGCGCGGGGCGTGCGCTGCAAACCGCGCTGACGATAGGCGGCAACCTGACGTCCGGCGGCAGCTTTCCGCTGCTGGCGACCATTCCTTCCGGGCAAAACGACCTGCCGGTTCGCAGCTACTTCAACTACACTTTGGGACTCAAGCTGACCTGGAACAGCGCCACGCAAAAAGAGGCGCTGACCAGCTGCCAGGACGGCGCGTCGCAGGGGCTGGCAACGGATTTATCGTCCAACGCCAGCGCAACGCTGTCCGACAGCTGTTTTATTCAGAGCGTCACCCCGCTCGATTTTGGCATCGTCGGCAGCACGGCGCTGACCGGACAGCTCACCTCCACGGCGACCCTTCGCGCGCGCTGCCCGGTGGGAACACGCTACACATTAGGCATCAGCGACGGTGCGCATGCCTCAGGAAGCCAGCGCCAGATGTGTAACGACCGGCAGCAGTGCCTGCAATATGCGCTTTGGCAAGACGCCTCCGCCACCGTTCCCTGGGGCGATCGGTCAGCAAGCAATACGATGGAGGTGACTCATCCCGATGGAAACGTGCAGTCTATTATCGTTTATGGCACGGTTCCGCCGCAAACGCTCTCCGGCACGGGGGCGTTTAGCGACGATGTTGTCATCACGCTCACTTATTAA